Proteins from a genomic interval of Qingrenia yutianensis:
- a CDS encoding SpoVG family protein — translation MNYKASVNLINKPGSLKGVASVSINDEFVVKGVRIFEGNDGPFVSMPSRKAGAKYEDICFPITKEGRENLHSAVLEAYEQKLTQQEEQNHEEGKETKKAGNKKSQKRSDGQKTAESNTELQADQNEQTEAAPVMNM, via the coding sequence ATGAATTACAAAGCAAGCGTGAACCTTATTAACAAACCCGGAAGCTTAAAGGGAGTTGCCTCGGTTTCCATCAATGACGAGTTTGTTGTAAAAGGTGTGAGGATTTTTGAGGGCAATGACGGTCCGTTTGTGTCAATGCCTTCCCGTAAGGCAGGAGCCAAATATGAGGATATTTGTTTCCCGATTACAAAAGAGGGAAGAGAAAATCTCCACAGTGCGGTGCTTGAAGCATACGAACAGAAATTAACACAGCAGGAGGAGCAGAACCATGAAGAGGGGAAAGAAACAAAAAAGGCAGGGAATAAAAAGTCTCAAAAGCGTTCAGACGGACAAAAAACTGCCGAAAGCAATACCGAATTGCAGGCGGATCAGAATGAACAGACCGAGGCAGCCCCGGTAATGAATATGTGA